In one window of Maribacter sp. BPC-D8 DNA:
- a CDS encoding aspartate/glutamate racemase family protein, with protein MLSVPHKIIDRTKYLLGETDINPGIAISEIIASLIASGSSITGIPCNTAHAKSILKLIEKSIPESCILVNLIEEVGLYISEKHPEITSLGVLGTTGTILAKVYPEVLAKYNIEVIQQSDDIQELFVHQSIYDTSYGIKAFSNPVNQKAKENLSMAATYISRKGAQAVILGCTEIPLAIQYEKIEESLIIDATTVLARALIRESKKIEFIA; from the coding sequence ATGCTTTCTGTACCCCATAAAATTATAGATAGAACAAAATACCTTTTAGGAGAAACTGATATAAACCCAGGAATCGCTATTTCTGAAATTATAGCTTCTTTAATCGCCAGTGGTTCTAGTATTACTGGTATACCCTGCAACACAGCTCATGCAAAATCTATTTTGAAACTAATTGAAAAAAGCATACCTGAATCTTGTATTTTGGTCAACCTTATTGAAGAAGTGGGATTGTACATTTCTGAAAAGCATCCGGAAATTACCAGTTTAGGAGTATTGGGTACAACCGGTACTATCTTAGCGAAAGTATACCCAGAAGTGCTTGCCAAATATAATATTGAAGTCATTCAACAATCTGATGATATTCAAGAGTTATTTGTGCATCAATCCATATATGACACTAGTTATGGTATTAAGGCATTCTCTAATCCTGTTAATCAAAAAGCAAAAGAAAATCTTAGTATGGCAGCGACCTATATATCTAGAAAGGGGGCACAAGCCGTTATTTTAGGTTGTACAGAAATTCCGTTAGCGATTCAGTACGAAAAAATAGAGGAAAGTTTGATAATCGATGCGACTACAGTTTTAGCAAGAGCATTGATTAGGGAATCTAAAAAAATAGAATTTATTGCTTAG
- a CDS encoding SDR family oxidoreductase produces MKLEDKVLIITGASSGIGRATAIKLAENGAKVVLMARSEDELNDLKSDINKKGGEALVVTGDVTKKSDFEKVVSKTKREFGKITGLVNNAGLMPLSFVENLKTDEWDKMVDVNIKGVLNGVAAVLPELIENKGGNIINVSSMAAHRYYPGGAVYCATKSAVKMFSEGLRQELAPKYGINITSIEPGNVSTNLLSTITDEDVKEKMKEMPQIEPLKAEDIANAIYYAISQPDRVNINDVYILPSEQQ; encoded by the coding sequence ATGAAATTAGAAGATAAAGTACTCATAATAACTGGAGCATCTAGCGGTATAGGTAGAGCAACAGCAATCAAATTAGCCGAAAACGGAGCAAAAGTAGTTTTAATGGCTAGAAGTGAAGACGAACTTAATGACCTTAAATCTGACATTAATAAAAAAGGTGGAGAAGCTTTAGTGGTTACAGGTGATGTCACTAAAAAAAGTGATTTCGAGAAAGTGGTATCAAAAACAAAACGAGAATTCGGTAAAATAACCGGATTGGTAAATAATGCAGGATTAATGCCTTTATCATTTGTTGAAAATCTGAAAACCGATGAGTGGGATAAAATGGTAGATGTTAATATAAAAGGAGTATTAAATGGTGTGGCTGCGGTTTTACCAGAATTAATAGAAAATAAAGGTGGTAACATCATCAATGTTTCTTCAATGGCAGCACATCGATACTATCCTGGCGGTGCAGTGTATTGCGCTACAAAATCGGCAGTGAAAATGTTTTCTGAGGGGCTACGTCAAGAATTAGCACCTAAATACGGAATCAACATTACCTCAATAGAACCAGGTAACGTAAGTACCAATCTTCTGAGCACAATCACTGATGAGGATGTCAAAGAAAAGATGAAAGAAATGCCGCAAATTGAACCGCTCAAAGCTGAAGATATTGCTAACGCCATTTATTATGCCATTTCACAACCAGACAGAGTCAACATCAACGATGTTTATATTTTGCCAAGTGAACAACAGTAA
- a CDS encoding NAD-dependent succinate-semialdehyde dehydrogenase, with product MSTTTKQDTFKTINPTTGKEITSHTYMTDDQVEESIQQSHKAFLKWKMKSIEERGEIIKSIGKELQNYKKELAELMTDEMGKLLSQSEHEVDLCTSICDYSAENAPEFLKNEERKLSDGGRGIITYSPMGIIYGIQPWNYPSFQVLRYTIVNLMAGNSILLKHASNVTGTAKLLKSIFDTAGLPENLFNVMVIEHEQPNAIIEHKLIRGVTLTGSPVAGEKIGELAGAQLKKTVLELGSNDAYLVLDDADIDLAVEKSVMGRIYNNGETCIAAKRFIATEKVYDEFKEKFVKAMDALKVGDPKNEETELGPMAREDLREKIHQQLEESVDKGAEILCGGKIPDGEGYFYPATVLGNVTPGQPAYDDELFGPVASLIKAKDNEDAMRIANDSRFGLGGGIFSKNVDKAIELAEKHFDTGMVFINSFGLANPMMPFGGVKDSGYGREHGGFGMKEFVNVKAITIME from the coding sequence ATGTCAACGACAACAAAACAAGATACTTTCAAAACAATAAATCCTACTACGGGTAAAGAAATTACATCTCATACTTATATGACAGATGACCAAGTAGAGGAAAGCATACAACAGTCTCATAAGGCGTTTTTAAAATGGAAAATGAAATCCATTGAAGAACGCGGCGAGATTATAAAATCTATAGGTAAAGAATTACAGAATTATAAGAAAGAGCTAGCAGAATTAATGACAGATGAAATGGGTAAACTTTTATCGCAAAGTGAGCACGAAGTTGACCTATGTACTTCAATTTGTGATTATTCTGCAGAGAACGCTCCAGAATTTTTAAAGAATGAGGAAAGAAAATTATCAGATGGAGGAAGAGGAATTATTACCTATTCACCCATGGGAATAATTTATGGTATTCAACCTTGGAACTACCCAAGTTTTCAAGTATTGCGATATACTATTGTAAACCTAATGGCTGGTAATAGTATTTTATTAAAGCATGCATCTAATGTAACGGGTACGGCAAAATTATTGAAATCAATTTTTGATACTGCTGGTTTACCAGAGAATTTATTTAATGTAATGGTTATTGAGCATGAGCAGCCTAATGCGATAATAGAACACAAATTAATTAGAGGTGTTACCCTAACTGGTAGTCCGGTTGCAGGAGAAAAAATTGGCGAATTGGCTGGTGCACAATTGAAAAAGACAGTATTAGAATTGGGTAGTAATGATGCCTATTTGGTGTTAGATGATGCAGATATTGATTTGGCAGTAGAAAAGAGTGTTATGGGGAGAATCTATAATAATGGAGAAACCTGTATCGCTGCAAAACGATTTATTGCGACCGAGAAAGTGTATGACGAATTCAAAGAAAAATTCGTTAAAGCAATGGATGCCTTAAAAGTTGGGGACCCTAAAAATGAGGAAACCGAATTAGGACCAATGGCTCGCGAAGATTTAAGAGAAAAAATTCACCAACAGCTTGAAGAAAGTGTTGATAAAGGTGCTGAAATTTTATGTGGAGGAAAAATTCCTGATGGTGAGGGCTACTTCTACCCTGCCACGGTTTTAGGAAATGTAACGCCAGGTCAACCAGCATATGATGATGAGTTGTTCGGACCAGTTGCTTCGTTAATTAAGGCAAAGGACAATGAAGATGCTATGCGCATCGCTAATGATAGTAGATTCGGATTAGGTGGCGGAATTTTTTCTAAAAATGTCGATAAGGCAATTGAATTGGCAGAAAAGCATTTTGATACGGGAATGGTATTTATAAATTCCTTCGGATTAGCAAATCCGATGATGCCCTTTGGTGGCGTAAAAGATTCAGGTTACGGAAGAGAACATGGCGGATTCGGAATGAAAGAATTTGTGAATGTGAAAGCCATTACTATAATGGAATAG
- a CDS encoding NADP-dependent oxidoreductase — MNKSINLKKRPVGTPTLSDFEFVESDVNPSISDGQLLLEAKYISVDPYLRGRMNDAKSYVPPFKLGEPISSGIVAEVIESNNDGFKKGDFVSGLLQWKEKQVSTGEGLQKIDKSKAPLSAYLGIVGMTGLTAFLGLHEIGKPKKGETLVVSGAAGAVGSVVGQIGKILGLNVIGIAGSDEKINMLTSELGFDHGINYKTTKDMQAAIKEAAPNGVDIYFDNVGGPISDAVLFNINQFARIIICGAISVYNKTEIPMAVAVQPFLVKNSALMQGFIVSNYADKFPVAMKQLATWLGEGKLKYKETVVEGFEHTPQAFLDMMDGKNKGKMIVKV, encoded by the coding sequence ATGAATAAGTCCATTAATTTAAAAAAACGTCCGGTAGGTACTCCTACTCTTTCTGACTTTGAGTTTGTTGAATCTGATGTAAATCCTAGTATTTCTGATGGTCAACTACTTTTAGAAGCAAAATATATTTCTGTTGACCCCTATTTAAGAGGTCGTATGAACGATGCCAAATCTTATGTTCCACCTTTTAAGCTAGGTGAGCCAATAAGCTCAGGTATTGTTGCAGAAGTTATAGAATCTAACAATGATGGTTTTAAGAAAGGTGATTTTGTATCAGGATTATTACAATGGAAAGAAAAGCAGGTTTCTACAGGTGAAGGCTTGCAGAAAATAGATAAAAGCAAAGCGCCCCTAAGTGCTTATTTAGGTATCGTTGGTATGACGGGCTTAACGGCATTTTTAGGTCTACACGAAATTGGGAAGCCTAAGAAGGGTGAAACTTTAGTAGTATCTGGCGCTGCAGGCGCTGTTGGTAGCGTAGTAGGTCAGATAGGTAAAATTCTTGGTTTGAATGTTATCGGTATCGCTGGATCCGACGAGAAAATTAATATGTTGACATCGGAACTAGGTTTTGACCACGGTATCAATTACAAAACCACTAAAGATATGCAAGCTGCTATAAAAGAAGCAGCCCCTAATGGTGTCGATATTTATTTTGATAACGTTGGCGGACCAATATCTGACGCTGTTCTATTCAATATCAATCAGTTTGCGCGTATTATAATCTGTGGTGCAATTTCTGTATACAACAAAACAGAAATACCAATGGCAGTGGCTGTACAACCATTCTTAGTTAAGAATAGTGCACTAATGCAAGGATTTATTGTTTCTAACTACGCAGATAAATTTCCCGTAGCTATGAAGCAATTAGCAACTTGGTTAGGTGAAGGTAAATTAAAGTATAAAGAAACTGTCGTTGAAGGATTTGAGCATACGCCACAAGCGTTCTTAGATATGATGGATGGTAAGAATAAAGGAAAAATGATAGTTAAAGTCTAA
- a CDS encoding type 1 glutamine amidotransferase domain-containing protein codes for MKILFVLTSHDQLGDTGKKTGFWIEEFAAPYYALLDKGATITVATPKGGQAPIDPSSDTEDAQTKDTKRYKDDKDAQSVINNTKKLADVNASDFDAVFYPGGHGPLWDLANDATSIKLIETFNKQAKPVAFVCHAPAALKDVKGTDGQPLVKGKKVTGFTNTEEEAVQLTKVVPFLVEDMLKENGGIYSKKEDWAAYAIQDGNLITGQNPASSELVAEKLLAALKK; via the coding sequence ATGAAAATATTATTCGTATTAACGTCTCACGATCAATTAGGAGACACAGGAAAGAAAACAGGATTTTGGATTGAAGAGTTTGCAGCTCCGTATTACGCATTATTGGATAAAGGTGCTACAATTACAGTAGCAACACCAAAAGGTGGTCAAGCACCAATTGATCCTAGTAGTGATACTGAAGACGCTCAAACAAAAGATACAAAGCGTTATAAAGATGATAAAGATGCTCAAAGTGTTATCAACAACACTAAAAAATTAGCTGATGTAAATGCTTCTGATTTTGATGCCGTATTCTACCCAGGTGGTCACGGACCGTTATGGGATTTAGCTAACGATGCAACATCAATCAAATTGATTGAAACATTCAATAAGCAAGCGAAGCCAGTGGCATTTGTATGTCATGCGCCTGCAGCATTAAAAGATGTTAAAGGAACTGATGGACAGCCATTAGTTAAAGGTAAAAAAGTAACCGGATTCACAAATACTGAAGAAGAAGCGGTACAATTAACAAAGGTTGTTCCTTTCTTAGTAGAAGATATGTTGAAAGAGAATGGAGGAATCTACTCTAAAAAAGAAGATTGGGCAGCATATGCAATTCAAGATGGTAATTTAATTACAGGTCAAAACCCTGCATCATCTGAATTAGTAGCAGAGAAATTATTAGCTGCTTTGAAAAAATAG
- a CDS encoding SCO family protein: protein MNKTVLYIVAILLFTACKQTVKKENIQVTETSRVEYLPYYSDESFTPHWITPNSEEEKQFHKISDFKLVDQLGDTLTQKSFENQIYITDFFFTSCPGICLKMTNNMTKVQEAFLDNPDVAILSHSVTPSIDSVSVLKTYAEKNGVIDSKWHLVTGDKTEIYNLGRNEYFVENDLGIPKDINDFLHTENFLLIDKNKHIRGIYNGLNRASVAQLITDVNALLEES, encoded by the coding sequence ATGAACAAGACAGTACTTTATATAGTTGCGATACTACTTTTTACTGCTTGTAAACAAACGGTGAAAAAAGAAAACATACAGGTTACCGAAACCAGTAGAGTAGAGTACTTACCTTATTATAGTGATGAGTCTTTTACTCCGCATTGGATCACTCCCAATTCTGAAGAAGAGAAACAATTCCATAAAATTTCAGACTTTAAGCTGGTTGATCAATTAGGAGATACATTGACACAAAAGTCTTTTGAAAATCAAATTTACATTACGGACTTCTTTTTTACGAGTTGCCCAGGTATTTGTTTGAAGATGACCAATAATATGACAAAAGTACAAGAAGCATTTTTAGATAATCCTGATGTAGCAATTCTTTCACATTCCGTTACTCCTTCAATAGATTCAGTTTCTGTTCTTAAAACATATGCTGAAAAGAACGGAGTTATAGATTCTAAATGGCACTTGGTTACAGGTGATAAAACTGAAATTTACAACTTAGGCAGAAACGAATATTTTGTAGAAAATGATTTAGGTATTCCAAAGGATATCAATGACTTTCTACATACCGAAAACTTCTTATTAATTGATAAGAACAAACACATAAGAGGTATTTATAACGGATTAAATAGAGCATCTGTTGCCCAATTAATAACCGATGTAAACGCCCTATTAGAAGAGAGTTGA
- a CDS encoding toxin-antitoxin system YwqK family antitoxin → MKKFHFHIICFILLFQVACKNTVELETVEEQIITIKEETKFKEELVLNQLEGTWYYKNSPYDGYSLALHENGTLAEKVGFIKGKREGVVQRWSNTGVLRVEFHYKNNRLEGSYKSWWENGQLAQEATYVNGNMDGVEKKWYPDGQLAKERQLVKGREEGLQKAWLQNGILYVNYEAKNGRIFGLRRANSCYQLEDEVVIKSENELL, encoded by the coding sequence ATGAAAAAGTTCCATTTCCATATCATTTGTTTTATACTACTTTTTCAAGTTGCTTGTAAAAATACAGTTGAACTAGAAACTGTAGAAGAACAAATTATAACGATAAAGGAAGAAACAAAGTTTAAGGAAGAATTAGTCCTTAATCAGCTTGAAGGAACTTGGTATTACAAAAACTCACCTTATGATGGCTATTCATTAGCCTTACATGAGAACGGAACTTTGGCAGAAAAGGTGGGTTTTATTAAAGGTAAAAGAGAAGGCGTTGTACAAAGATGGTCAAACACCGGTGTATTACGAGTTGAATTTCATTACAAAAATAATCGTCTAGAGGGTTCTTACAAAAGTTGGTGGGAAAATGGGCAATTAGCTCAAGAAGCTACCTATGTTAATGGTAATATGGACGGAGTTGAAAAGAAATGGTACCCAGACGGTCAATTGGCAAAAGAACGCCAATTAGTAAAGGGTAGAGAAGAAGGACTTCAAAAAGCATGGTTGCAAAACGGAATCTTATACGTGAATTACGAAGCCAAAAACGGACGCATATTCGGATTAAGAAGAGCAAATTCTTGCTATCAATTAGAAGATGAAGTTGTCATTAAATCAGAAAACGAATTATTATGA
- a CDS encoding YHYH protein, which produces MKKNRFKNVPSFSFVLALVFISAIACSSDSVDDDITDDIASDDSDTDDEEIATELHAAYAAFDTDAVTVYLDGSEVVIETTGLPNHETVYWGEGNSLYKEESDVALTPSIMSSNNNATTIRVDATPNLTGSTIETELNTIGIAVSGSSIFNDQEGGGTLDQAAASLDWTGAHIGPGVYHYHLEPVAFSDDDDKLVGILLDGVFLYGRKCNETGDYPTDLDASGGHTSTTQYTDGEEEYHYHIINEIYSTTGSYLAFAGPYQGY; this is translated from the coding sequence ATGAAAAAAAATAGATTTAAAAATGTTCCTTCATTTTCCTTTGTATTGGCATTGGTATTCATTTCTGCAATCGCTTGTAGCAGTGACAGCGTAGATGATGATATTACCGATGATATCGCCAGTGATGATTCTGATACAGATGACGAAGAAATTGCTACTGAACTTCATGCCGCATACGCCGCTTTTGATACAGATGCAGTTACCGTTTATTTAGATGGTTCTGAAGTTGTTATTGAAACAACAGGTTTACCAAATCATGAAACAGTCTATTGGGGCGAAGGTAATTCGCTTTACAAAGAAGAGTCAGATGTAGCCTTAACACCTAGTATTATGTCAAGTAATAACAATGCAACAACTATTCGGGTAGATGCTACGCCAAATTTAACTGGTAGTACAATCGAAACCGAATTGAATACGATAGGTATTGCTGTTAGTGGTTCTTCGATATTTAATGACCAAGAAGGTGGTGGTACATTGGATCAAGCTGCAGCAAGTTTAGATTGGACAGGTGCACATATTGGTCCTGGTGTTTATCATTACCATTTAGAACCTGTAGCATTTTCAGATGATGATGATAAGCTAGTTGGTATTCTATTAGATGGTGTCTTCCTTTACGGTCGTAAATGTAATGAAACTGGTGATTACCCTACTGATTTAGATGCTTCTGGTGGTCATACTTCTACTACTCAGTATACTGATGGTGAAGAAGAATATCACTATCACATTATTAATGAAATTTATTCAACAACTGGTTCGTACTTAGCATTTGCAGGTCCTTACCAAGGCTATTAA
- a CDS encoding CotH kinase family protein translates to MSYKDIKSVFPIEKMLFFLFISVFIACSDDDTITSTDEDDEEIVEEEEVSTTVDDTDFEATDWTTATHSKDADPDFEEVFEDNAVKRLDIVITEDRWDSMLDNMTSLYGSFGGSSQGGGQVSTTSTDEDPIFVPAEVFYEGTEWYRVGVRFKGNSSLQSTWQSGNLKLSLKLDFDEFEEDYPQIDNQRFYGFKKLSLKNNYDDKSMLREKVAADVFRSAGLAVSNTAFYTLYVDHGDGPIYFGLYTLVEEVDDTVIDEQFSDDDGNLYKPDGDAATFASGTYDEDEYVKKTNEDDADFSDVESLLNILHDASRTTDAATWRSNLDAVLDTDVYLKYLATNTIIQNWDTYGRMSHNYFLYNNPDTSKLTWIPWDNNEALQDGKLQGSPELDFSDVTASQWPLISYLYNDDVYQAKYDTYVQEVIEGAFNETTVKALYTSYSTLVEPYATSENEGYTFLNSSADFQNAINELNKHATSRTAAVNSYLNR, encoded by the coding sequence ATGAGTTATAAAGATATCAAGTCTGTTTTTCCGATTGAAAAGATGTTGTTTTTCTTATTTATTTCTGTTTTTATTGCTTGTAGCGATGATGACACGATAACAAGTACTGACGAGGATGATGAAGAAATTGTAGAAGAGGAAGAAGTTAGTACAACTGTTGACGATACCGATTTTGAAGCTACAGATTGGACCACGGCAACACACAGTAAAGATGCCGACCCAGATTTTGAAGAGGTATTTGAAGATAATGCGGTAAAACGTCTTGATATCGTTATAACCGAAGACCGTTGGGATAGTATGTTAGATAACATGACATCTCTTTATGGTTCTTTTGGCGGATCTAGCCAAGGTGGCGGACAAGTTAGCACTACGTCAACTGATGAAGACCCTATTTTTGTGCCAGCAGAAGTTTTTTATGAAGGTACCGAATGGTATAGGGTAGGGGTTCGTTTTAAAGGTAATTCTAGCTTACAATCTACTTGGCAATCTGGTAATTTAAAACTTTCGCTTAAACTAGATTTTGATGAATTTGAAGAGGATTATCCACAAATTGATAATCAACGTTTTTACGGATTTAAAAAATTAAGTCTTAAAAATAATTACGATGATAAATCTATGCTTCGCGAAAAAGTAGCTGCAGATGTGTTTCGCAGCGCTGGTTTAGCAGTTTCTAACACAGCATTTTACACGTTGTATGTGGATCATGGCGATGGACCTATTTATTTTGGACTGTACACGCTAGTTGAAGAAGTTGACGATACTGTTATTGATGAACAGTTTTCTGATGATGATGGTAATCTTTACAAACCAGATGGCGATGCCGCAACATTTGCTTCAGGCACATATGATGAAGATGAGTATGTAAAAAAGACTAATGAAGATGATGCCGATTTTTCTGATGTAGAAAGCCTATTGAATATTTTACATGATGCGTCAAGAACAACAGATGCTGCAACATGGAGATCAAATTTAGATGCTGTACTCGACACAGATGTATATTTAAAGTATTTGGCGACCAATACAATCATTCAAAATTGGGATACCTATGGTAGAATGTCACACAATTACTTTCTATATAACAATCCAGATACTAGTAAACTGACGTGGATCCCTTGGGATAATAATGAAGCCTTGCAAGATGGTAAGCTACAAGGCTCACCAGAGCTAGATTTCTCTGATGTAACCGCATCTCAATGGCCATTAATATCATATTTATATAATGATGATGTTTACCAAGCTAAATATGATACCTATGTTCAAGAAGTCATTGAAGGTGCTTTCAATGAAACTACAGTTAAAGCTTTATATACTAGCTATTCGACACTGGTTGAACCTTATGCAACTTCTGAAAATGAAGGGTATACATTTTTGAATTCTAGTGCAGATTTTCAAAATGCAATAAACGAACTTAATAAACATGCAACTAGTAGAACAGCAGCAGTTAACAGTTATTTAAACAGATAA
- a CDS encoding EF-hand domain-containing protein: MKRITLKTGLLFAMLVAFGTVTVSAQSKGERKERPTYAKLIKEMDKDEDGLLSKDEVKGPLKDNFSEIDTDEDGFISEEEFDNAPKPKGRSRN, from the coding sequence ATGAAACGTATTACTTTAAAAACAGGATTATTATTTGCCATGTTAGTGGCTTTTGGAACAGTTACCGTAAGTGCACAGTCTAAAGGAGAAAGAAAAGAACGACCTACGTATGCTAAGCTTATAAAAGAGATGGATAAAGACGAAGATGGTCTATTATCTAAAGATGAAGTAAAAGGACCCTTAAAAGATAATTTTTCTGAAATCGATACTGATGAAGATGGTTTCATTTCTGAAGAGGAATTTGACAATGCACCAAAGCCAAAAGGGAGATCAAGAAACTAA
- a CDS encoding sensor histidine kinase produces the protein MNRHKNFLFHVALWLLIWATAWIFSGRDFQFVNVNVMALICQIVVIAILIYFTIPQLLLKKKYVAFTLVSIATVVVVTLVLTNVEPDTVLGLDTQMTPGPRPGRGSRFEDGIHIAANRRPPSKFFINLLLIAIASAIATLVELFLFAQRKEEEIILNRNEALQTELKLLKSQINPHFLFNALNNIYALSAIDSTRTQQSISYLSDMLRYVLYECEQEIVPLYKEIDYIENYIKLFCLKSSKKYPITTSFSIENQNVQIVPMLLIPFLENALKHSNIEKVTGTFIRIKISSTNSSVDFELENSKPEFKVITDDVGGIGIENVKKRLAILYPNRHELVINQTAQTFKVNLKLQLNG, from the coding sequence ATGAACAGACATAAGAATTTTTTATTTCATGTAGCCCTATGGCTTTTAATTTGGGCAACCGCTTGGATATTTAGCGGTAGGGATTTTCAATTTGTAAATGTAAATGTTATGGCATTGATATGCCAAATAGTAGTTATTGCTATACTTATATACTTTACGATTCCACAATTATTATTAAAGAAGAAATATGTAGCTTTTACTTTGGTTTCGATAGCTACTGTTGTGGTTGTAACACTAGTTTTAACTAATGTTGAACCAGATACCGTACTAGGTTTAGACACACAAATGACTCCCGGTCCAAGACCTGGTCGAGGTTCTAGATTTGAAGACGGAATACATATAGCAGCCAACCGTAGACCACCTTCAAAATTTTTCATTAACCTTCTTTTAATAGCTATCGCTTCTGCAATTGCCACTTTGGTAGAGTTATTTTTATTTGCTCAGCGTAAAGAAGAAGAAATAATTTTAAATAGAAACGAAGCTTTACAGACCGAATTAAAACTGTTGAAATCACAGATCAATCCGCATTTTTTGTTCAATGCCTTGAACAATATTTATGCCTTATCTGCTATTGATTCTACAAGAACACAACAAAGTATAAGCTATTTGTCTGATATGCTTAGGTACGTATTGTATGAATGTGAGCAAGAGATAGTACCACTCTATAAAGAGATAGATTACATTGAAAATTATATTAAGCTGTTTTGTTTAAAAAGTAGTAAAAAATACCCCATAACGACATCATTTTCAATTGAGAATCAAAATGTTCAAATAGTACCTATGTTATTGATTCCTTTTTTGGAAAATGCCTTAAAGCATAGTAATATTGAAAAAGTAACCGGTACTTTTATTAGAATAAAAATTAGTTCTACTAATAGTAGTGTAGATTTTGAATTAGAAAATAGTAAACCAGAATTTAAGGTAATAACCGATGATGTTGGTGGTATTGGTATTGAAAATGTAAAAAAACGATTGGCAATTTTGTATCCTAATCGTCATGAATTAGTAATAAACCAAACCGCTCAAACATTTAAAGTAAATTTAAAACTTCAATTAAATGGCTAG
- a CDS encoding LytR/AlgR family response regulator transcription factor produces the protein MASINCVVVDDEELARELLKTYIEKLDFLNLVGEAENPLEALQLMKNHQVDLLFLDIQMPEIKGTDFAKMVDDTTKIIFTTAYSQYALEGYELNAVDYLLKPITFERFVTAVNKVKTTNTIQKSDSFTIKSGYDLHKVKYEDIQYIVSDSEYVTFHMADKKIISNQRLKALEQELPSAMFMRVHRSYIINKSSVTGLKGRDLMLSDVVIPVSDSYYDRVKDELF, from the coding sequence ATGGCTAGTATCAATTGTGTTGTTGTAGATGATGAAGAATTGGCTAGGGAGCTATTGAAAACTTATATCGAAAAATTAGATTTTTTGAATTTGGTAGGCGAGGCTGAAAATCCATTAGAGGCATTACAATTAATGAAGAATCACCAAGTAGATCTACTGTTTTTAGATATACAAATGCCAGAGATAAAAGGTACTGATTTTGCTAAAATGGTAGATGATACTACCAAAATAATTTTCACCACAGCATACTCTCAATATGCATTAGAAGGCTATGAATTAAATGCTGTAGACTATCTTTTAAAGCCAATAACCTTTGAGCGCTTTGTTACTGCTGTGAATAAGGTAAAGACAACTAATACAATACAAAAGTCTGATTCATTTACTATTAAATCTGGCTATGATTTACATAAGGTAAAATATGAAGATATTCAGTATATCGTAAGCGATAGTGAGTATGTTACCTTCCATATGGCCGATAAGAAAATTATCAGCAATCAACGTTTAAAGGCTTTAGAGCAAGAATTACCTAGTGCAATGTTTATGAGGGTTCATAGATCTTATATTATTAACAAAAGCAGTGTAACGGGACTAAAAGGTAGAGATTTAATGCTATCTGATGTAGTTATACCTGTAAGTGATTCGTACTATGATCGAGTAAAAGATGAATTATTTTAA
- a CDS encoding DUF4494 domain-containing protein: MSATWYECKIKYRKLDEASGMLKVKTEPFLVDAISYTEAESRITEEMSVYMSDTEEIKITNIKVANFAEIHPFENSDRWFKSKVSLIAFDEESGKERKTNMYLLIQANDVKEAYDNTISVMKDTMGEYSVPSIAESPIMDVFPYFSGEEDDMERVEKFKVLKDSVPADAEVIEEDPIEVETEAEAEV, encoded by the coding sequence ATGAGTGCAACTTGGTACGAGTGTAAAATAAAATATAGAAAATTAGACGAAGCTTCAGGAATGTTGAAGGTAAAAACCGAACCTTTTTTGGTTGATGCCATTTCTTATACCGAAGCCGAAAGTAGAATTACCGAAGAAATGTCGGTATACATGAGTGATACAGAAGAAATTAAAATCACCAATATTAAGGTGGCTAATTTCGCTGAAATTCATCCGTTCGAAAATTCAGATAGATGGTTTAAATCTAAAGTTTCTTTAATTGCTTTTGATGAAGAAAGTGGTAAAGAACGTAAAACTAATATGTATTTATTAATACAGGCGAACGACGTTAAAGAAGCTTACGATAATACAATTAGTGTAATGAAAGATACTATGGGAGAATACTCTGTACCTTCCATAGCAGAATCACCTATCATGGATGTTTTTCCATATTTCTCAGGTGAAGAAGATGATATGGAACGAGTGGAAAAATTCAAAGTTTTAAAAGATTCAGTTCCAGCAGATGCAGAAGTTATTGAAGAAGATCCAATAGAAGTAGAAACTGAGGCAGAAGCTGAAGTTTAA